A single region of the Eleginops maclovinus isolate JMC-PN-2008 ecotype Puerto Natales chromosome 4, JC_Emac_rtc_rv5, whole genome shotgun sequence genome encodes:
- the serf2b gene encoding small EDRK-rich factor 2: MTRGNQRELARAKNAKKNPEKGKKGDDGLSAAARKLRDAEIMQQKQKKAGGGGKEETEAKSK, from the exons ATGACCA GAGGTAACCAACGTGAGCTTGCACGTGCAaagaatgcaaaaaaaaatcccgAAAAAGGGAAGAAGGGCGATGATGGGCTGTCTGCAGCTGCCCGGAAGCTGAG GGATGCTGAGATAatgcaacagaaacagaaaaaggcgGGTGGAGGAGGGAAAGAAGAAACCGAAGCCAAGTCCAAGTAA